From one Triticum urartu cultivar G1812 chromosome 3, Tu2.1, whole genome shotgun sequence genomic stretch:
- the LOC125543653 gene encoding tonoplast dicarboxylate transporter-like — translation MDRRCSQQWESSMEDVSTPLLPLHDDGRTDGRSCSALASLLANKYLAIAAGPLASALICAFVDFGHGRAAARNMLGVLAWVFIWWLTDAVPLGVASMAPLFLFPAFGISSSDAVAKAYMDDVISLVLGSFILALAIEHYNIHRRLALNITSLFCGDPVRPPLLLLGICGTTMFISMWIHNTPCTVMMMPVATGILQRFPRGQAASSSADAHEVRRFSKAVVLGVMYASTIGGMSTLTGTGANIILVGMWSTYFPEQRPITFSSWMSFGFPVALVLFAALWVTLCLMYCSSNTGRALSAYLDRTHLRRELSLLGPMAFAEKMVLAVFGGLIVLWMTRSLTNDIPGWGVLFHGKVGDGTVTIMMTTLLFIIPNGKGGGEKLMDWGKCRKLQWNIILLLGAGFAIAEGFKASGLTDILSEGLGFLRGAPPLVIAPVACVFSAVITEFTSDDAATTLVLPLLAELGNTIGVHPLLLMVPGTVGAQLSYLLPTASPPNVVGFGTGYITIKDMVLTGIPIKVVGVATLAVLLPTLGSVVFGMDQKL, via the exons ATGGATCGGCGGTGCAGCCAGCAGTGGGAGAGCTCGATGGAGGACGTGTCGACGCCGCTGCTGCCTCTGCATGACGACGGCAGGACGGACGGGCGCTCGTGCTCGGCCCTGGCGTCGCTGCTCGCCAACAAGTACCTCGCGATCGCGGCGGGGCCGCTGGCGTCGGCGCTCATCTGCGCATTCGTGGACTTCGGCCACGGGCGCGCCGCGGCGCGCAACATGCTGGGCGTGCTGGCGTGGGTGTTCATCTGGTGGCTCACCGACGCCGTGCCGCTCGGCGTGGCGTCCATGGCGCCGCTGTTCCTCTTCCCGGCGTTCGGCATCTCCTCCTCGGACGCCGTCGCCAAGGCCTACATGGACGACGTCATCTCCCTCGTCCTCGGTAGCTTCATCCTGGCGCTCGCCATCGAGCACTACAACAtccaccgccgcctcgccctcaAC ATCACGTCGCTCTTCTGCGGGGACCCGGTGAggccgccgctgctgctgctgggCATCTGCGGCACCACCATGTTCATCAGCATGTGGATTCACAACACGCCCTGCACCGTCATGATGATGCCGGTGGCGACGGGGATCCTGCAGCGGTTCCCGCGCGGCCAGGCGGCGTCCTCGTCCGCCGACGCGCACGAGGTCCGGCGGTTCTCCAAGGCGGTGGTGCTCGGCGTCATGTACGCGTCCACCATCGGCGGGATGTCGACGCTGACGGGCACGGGCGCCAACATCATCCTGGTGGGGATGTGGTCCACCTACTTCCCCGAGCAGCGGCCCATCACCTTTAGCTCCTGGATGTCCTTCGGCTTCCCCGTCGCGCTTGTACTGTTCGCGGCGCTCTGGGTCACGCTCTGCCTCATGTACTGCTCCAGCAACACCGGAAGAGCGCTGTCGGCTTACCTCGACAGGACCCATCTCAGGAGGGAGCTCAGCTTGCTTG GTCCAATGGCTTTTGCAGAGAAGATGGTTCTAGCCGTTTTTGGA GGCCTAATTGTGCTGTGGATGACGAGAAGCCTGACGAACGACATCCCTGGGTGGGGAGTCCTCTTCCACGGCAAAGTCGGGGATGGAACAGTCACC ATCATGATGACCACTCTGCTCTTCATAATCCCCAACGGCAAGGGCGGCGGCGAGAAGCTCATGGACTGGGGCAAGTGCCGGAAGCTGCAGTGGAACATCATCCTCCTCCTCGGCGCGGGTTTCGCCATCGCCGAGGGCTTCAAGGCGAGCGGCCTGACGGACATACTCTCGGAGGGGCTGGGATTCCTGAGGGGCGCGCCGCCGCTGGTGATCGCGCCCGTGGCGTGCGTCTTCAGCGCCGTCATCACGGAGTTCACGTCAGACGACGCGGCCACCACCCTGGTCCTGCCGCTGCTGGCGGAGCTGGGAAACACCATCGGCGTGCACCCGCTGCTGCTCATGGTCCCCGGTACGGTCGGCGCGCAGCTGTCCTACCTGCTGCCCACCGCCTCGCCGCCCAACGTCGTCGGGTTCGGCACCGGCTACATCACCATCAAGGACATGGTGCTCACCGGAATACCCATCAAAGTGGTGGGCGTTGCAACTCTCGCCGTCCTACTGCCAACTCTAG GTTCTGTGGTTTTTGGCATGGATCAGAAGTTGTAG